A stretch of the Lactuca sativa cultivar Salinas chromosome 9, Lsat_Salinas_v11, whole genome shotgun sequence genome encodes the following:
- the LOC111878629 gene encoding zinc finger A20 and AN1 domain-containing stress-associated protein 4 encodes MESTKETGCQAPEGPILCINNCGFFGSAATMNMCSKCHKEMILKQENAKLAASSFDNIVNGGGGNGNDTTGKDVVADAMKAATAQSAAPVELNVVPMKAKADSSSSSSSEVVPEVKVGPSRCATCRKRVGLTGFNCKCGNLFCSAHRYSDKHECPFDYRGAGRDAIAKANPVVKAEKLDKI; translated from the coding sequence ATGGAATCCACAAAAGAAACAGGATGCCAGGCTCCAGAGGGCCCAATCCTCTGCATCAACAACTGTGGGTTCTTCGGTAGTGCAGCCACCATGAACATGTGTTCCAAATGCCACAAGGAGATGATATTGAAACAGGAAAACGCCAAGCTTGCAGCTTCATCTTTTGACAACATCGTCAATGGCGGTGGTGGGAACGGGAACGACACCACCGGAAAAGACGTGGTGGCGGACGCCATGAAAGCCGCCACCGCCCAGTCAGCAGCTCCGGTGGAGTTAAACGTGGTCCCCATGAAAGCAAAAgcagactcttcttcttcttcttcaagtgaAGTAGTCCCGGAGGTGAAAGTGGGTCCCAGTAGATGCGCCACATGTCGGAAGCGTGTTGGTCTGACAGGATTCAACTGCAAATGTGGTAATTTGTTTTGTTCTGCTCATCGTTACTCTGATAAACATGAATGTCCTTTTGATTACCGGGGTGCGGGTCGTGATGCAATTGCAAAGGCGAATCCTGTTGTGAAAGCTGAGAAGCTTGATAAGATATga
- the LOC111878696 gene encoding chaperone protein dnaJ 6: MGKRKDSSVQEEDMEVDDEQQQQNQGNSSSLSNDNSLYEILGVERTATQQEIKKAYHKLALRLHPDKNPDDEDAKEKFQQLQKVISILGDEEKRALYDQTGCIDDADLAGDMAQNLKDFFRSMYKKVTETDIEEFEASYRGSESEKTDLIDLYNKYKGHMNRLFCSMLCSDPKLDSHRFKDIIDDAISSGELKSTKAYQKWAKQVSNTKPPTNSLRPKEKSKKESNDLYAIISQRQSERKGRLDSMFSSLVSKYGGGQPSEEPSEEEFEAAREKLEKRKGNNRKSKQNK; encoded by the exons ATGGGTAAAAGAAAGGATTCTTCGGTTCAAGAGGAAGACATGGAAGTAGACGATGAACAACAGCAACAAAATCAAGGCAACTCTTCCTCTTTATCCAATGATAATAGCTTGTATGAG ATTCTTGGGGTTGAAAGAACAGCAACTCAACAGGAGATAAAGAAGGCATACCACAAGTTGGCACTGAGATTACATCCCGATAAGAATCCCGATGATGAA GATGCTAAAGAAAAATTTCAGCAACTTCAGAAAGTTATATCAATACTTGGTGATGAGGAGAAACGAGCACTTTATGATCAAACTGGTTGTATCGATGACGCT GATCTTGCTGGTGATATGGCTCAAAATTTGAAGGACTTCTTCAGATCCATGTACAAAAAG GTCACAGAGACTGATATTGAAGAGTTTGAAGCTAGCTATAGAGGATCTGAATCAGAGAAAACTGATTTAATTGATCTTTACAACAAATACAAAGGTCACATGAACAG ACTATTCTGTTCCATGCTATGTTCAGATCCTAAACTTGATTCACATCGATTTAAAGATATCATTGATGACGCAATTTCTTCAG GAGAGTTGAAGTCAACCAAAGCATATCAGAAATGGGCTAAACAGGTGTCCAACACAAAACCACCCACAAACTCATTACGTCCTAAGGAGAA ATCGAAAAAAGAGTCAAATGATCTATATGCGATAATTTCACAAAGACAAAGTGAGAGAAAAGGACGTTTGGATTCGATGTTTTCATCTCTAGTTAGTAAATACGGTGGAGGGCAACCGAGTGAAGAGCCGAGTGAAGAAGAATTTGAGGCTGCAAGGGAAAAGCTTGAAAAACGCAAGGGTAATAATAGAAAGTCTAAACAGAATAAGTAA